In one Triplophysa dalaica isolate WHDGS20190420 chromosome 9, ASM1584641v1, whole genome shotgun sequence genomic region, the following are encoded:
- the cldnj gene encoding claudin j: MALQVLGITLSMIGFAGTIIICALPMWKVTAFIGTNIVVAQVFWEGLWMTCVHERTGQMQCKMYDALLDLDPSLQAARGLVVTTMALACLAFLIFLVGANCTNCLDNPRAKARIVVVSGITFMLSGLTTVIPVSWTAHFIIRDFYNPIVHEALKREMGAALYVGWVTAGFLFIGGAVLCTSWPSERVNNSQRYSAAKAGTHSSYAIKNYV; this comes from the coding sequence ATGGCTCTGCAGGTCTTGGGAATCACTCTTTCGATGATCGGCTTTGCGGGAACCATTATCATCTGTGCATTGCCCATGTGGAAGGTAACTGCATTCATCGGCACAAACATCGTGGTGGCGCAGGTCTTCTGGGAGGGACTGTGGATGACCTGCGTTCACGAGCGCACCGGTCAGATGCAGTGTAAGATGTATGATGCCCTGCTGGATTTGGATCCGTCCTTGCAGGCCGCACGTGGACTAGTGGTGACCACCATGGCATTGGCTTGCCTGGCTTTCCTTATCTTCCTAGTTGGAGCCAACTGCACCAACTGCCTAGATAACCCGCGCGCCAAAGCACGGATCGTCGTGGTCTCTGGGATTACCTTCATGCTTTCTGGACTGACTACTGTGATACCTGTGTCTTGGACCGCCCACTTCATTATCAGGGACTTTTATAATCCCATTGTCCACGAAGCAttaaagagagagatgggggcAGCCCTCTATGTTGGCTGGGTAACTGCAGGGTTTCTGTTTATTGGTGGAGCGGTTCTCTGCACAAGCTGGCCATCGGAGAGGGTCAACAATTCACAGAGATATTCCGCAGCCAAAGCCGGCACCCACAGCAGCTATGCCATAAAAAACTATGTTTGA
- the LOC130428227 gene encoding claudin-4-like, with protein sequence MASMGMQSLGCIPALFGWVGVIIACALPIWRLTSFIGTNIVTFQIIWERIWMSCVVESTGQMQCKAYDSLLALSPDMQAARALMVISIVVGITGILMALVSGKCTNSIINDFYNPLSLDAQRRELGAPLFLGWAAGLLLVLGGGLLCTFCTTKANDTASVTYNL encoded by the exons ATGGCGTCAATGGGCATGCAATCGCTGGGTTGTATCCCGGCTCTGTTCGGCTGGGTCGGGGTCATTATCGCGTGTGCCCTACCCATATGGAGATTGACATCCTTCATTGGTACCAATATTGTGACTTTTCAGATTATCTGGGAGAGAATCTGGATGAGTTGCGTGGTGGAGAGCACCGGACAGATGCAGTGTAAGGCGTATGACTCCTTGCTGGCGTTGAGCCCTGACATGCAGGCTGCTCGTGCCCTGATGGTGATTTCCATTGTGGTGGGCATCACTGGAATTCTCATGGCACTCGTCTCAGGGAAATGTACCAA CAGTATAATAAATGACTTCTACAACCCCCTGTCACTGGATGCTCAGCGCAGGGAGCTGGGCGCTCCCCTTTTCCTTGGCTGGGCCGCAGGACTCCTTCTGGTTCTGGGAGGAGGGCTGCTTTGCACTTTTTGTACAACGAAGGCGAACGACACAGCATCAGTCACATATAACCTGTAA